A region from the Pseudomonadota bacterium genome encodes:
- a CDS encoding acyl-CoA dehydrogenase family protein, which translates to MPTQGRTIFEEEHEMFRDATRRFLQAEVEPHRDRWAEQGAVDPEIYHKAGEQGLLCMWVDEQYGGPGIQDFRYDQIFDEENCRYGDTGLFISLHNRIVAPYLGELGSEEQKTRYLPGCVSGETILGIAMTEPGAGSDVAGMKTRAEDKGDHYLLNGSKTYISNGIIGNLFMVAAKTGAPDSRQLGLFLVEGDTPGFKRGRNLAKMGLKSQDTAELFFDNVEVPKTNVLGDPTRGFYNLMKFLAEERLMNAVGNLAMADAALDLTLDFARERKVFGQTVADFQVNRFKFADMRTGIDVAQMFVDHCVMAHNRGELTPETAAQAKLFTSELLGRTVDECVQLHGGAGFMDEYRISRLYRDARIARIYAGSSEVMREIVARSMGLDPRKKAA; encoded by the coding sequence ATGCCGACCCAAGGTCGAACGATATTTGAAGAAGAGCACGAGATGTTCCGCGACGCCACGCGCCGCTTTCTGCAGGCGGAGGTGGAACCGCACCGCGACCGCTGGGCGGAGCAGGGGGCCGTCGACCCGGAGATTTATCATAAGGCCGGCGAACAGGGCCTGCTGTGTATGTGGGTTGATGAGCAGTACGGGGGCCCTGGGATCCAAGATTTCCGGTACGACCAGATCTTCGACGAGGAGAACTGCCGCTACGGCGACACCGGGCTGTTTATCTCCTTGCACAACCGAATTGTCGCCCCCTATCTCGGAGAGCTCGGCAGCGAGGAGCAGAAAACCCGGTATCTGCCTGGCTGCGTGAGCGGTGAGACCATCCTCGGCATCGCCATGACGGAGCCTGGCGCCGGCAGCGACGTGGCGGGCATGAAGACCCGCGCTGAGGACAAAGGTGATCACTACCTGCTCAACGGTTCCAAGACCTACATCTCCAACGGCATTATCGGCAACCTGTTTATGGTGGCCGCGAAAACCGGCGCGCCGGATAGTCGCCAGCTGGGCCTGTTCCTGGTTGAGGGCGACACGCCCGGCTTCAAGCGAGGCCGCAATCTGGCGAAGATGGGACTGAAAAGCCAGGACACGGCGGAGCTTTTCTTCGATAACGTGGAAGTGCCGAAGACCAACGTGCTCGGTGACCCCACCCGGGGCTTCTACAACCTGATGAAGTTCCTGGCGGAAGAGCGCCTGATGAACGCCGTCGGCAACCTGGCGATGGCCGACGCGGCACTCGATCTGACGTTAGACTTTGCGCGGGAGCGCAAGGTTTTTGGCCAGACCGTGGCAGATTTTCAGGTCAACCGGTTTAAGTTCGCCGACATGCGCACCGGAATCGACGTGGCGCAGATGTTTGTCGACCACTGCGTGATGGCGCACAATCGAGGTGAGCTTACGCCGGAGACGGCGGCCCAGGCGAAGCTGTTTACCAGCGAGCTGCTGGGACGCACCGTCGATGAGTGCGTCCAGCTGCACGGCGGGGCCGGTTTTATGGACGAATACCGGATTTCCCGTCTCTATCGCGATGCCAGGATCGCCCGCATCTACGCCGGATCTTCCGAGGTCATGCGGGAAATTGTGGCCCGATCCATGGGTCTGGATCCGCGCAAAAAAGCGGCCTGA
- a CDS encoding DUF427 domain-containing protein, whose product MKAVWNDTVLAESPDTVVVEGNHYFPPESLNMDYFEDSVTTSVCPWKGTASYYSVKVEGQSNPDAAWYYPETKSAADNIRGRVAFWKGVQVSDS is encoded by the coding sequence ATGAAAGCTGTATGGAACGATACCGTCCTCGCCGAATCGCCCGACACCGTGGTGGTTGAGGGCAACCACTACTTTCCACCCGAGTCGCTCAACATGGATTATTTTGAGGATTCCGTAACCACCAGCGTTTGCCCCTGGAAAGGCACCGCCAGCTACTACTCGGTTAAGGTCGAGGGTCAATCGAATCCGGACGCGGCCTGGTACTACCCCGAAACCAAGTCAGCGGCCGACAACATCCGCGGCCGGGTAGCCTTCTGGAAAGGGGTTCAGGTCTCCGACAGTTGA